Proteins from one Acidiphilium multivorum AIU301 genomic window:
- a CDS encoding NmrA/HSCARG family protein — protein MSILVTGSTGTIGAQVLAYLQERGADIRALTRSPGKASLPSGVTPVRGDLADIDSVRAALEGVSTLFLLVPNVADELTEAMLTLTVAREAGVKGIVYLSVFKGETYADVPHFAGKHTVERMIEALDLPATILRPAYFIQNDLRQKDPLLKFGAYAAPIGSKGVSMVDIRDIGEAAAIELLRRDQAPAPIGREIYELVGSDSLTGEGLAAIWSDALGRAIRYGGDDLTVMEQRMKAMLPAWHALDLRLMFGRYQTDGATATAADIAHLAKLLGRAPRSYADFAKDAAAQWAKG, from the coding sequence ATGAGCATTCTCGTTACAGGCAGCACCGGCACGATTGGCGCCCAGGTTCTGGCCTATCTCCAGGAGCGCGGGGCCGATATCCGCGCGCTCACCCGCTCGCCTGGCAAGGCGTCGCTTCCCTCCGGCGTTACGCCGGTACGCGGCGACCTCGCCGATATCGACTCGGTGCGCGCGGCACTCGAGGGAGTAAGCACACTCTTCCTGCTCGTTCCCAATGTTGCCGATGAGCTGACCGAGGCCATGCTGACACTGACGGTCGCGCGCGAGGCCGGCGTCAAGGGCATCGTCTATCTGTCGGTGTTCAAGGGCGAGACCTATGCCGACGTGCCGCATTTCGCCGGCAAGCACACGGTCGAGCGGATGATCGAGGCGCTGGACCTGCCGGCGACAATCCTGCGTCCGGCCTACTTCATCCAGAACGACCTTCGCCAGAAAGACCCGCTGCTGAAGTTCGGCGCCTATGCCGCGCCGATCGGTTCGAAGGGGGTCTCGATGGTCGATATCCGCGATATCGGTGAAGCCGCTGCCATCGAACTGCTCCGCCGGGACCAGGCACCCGCACCGATTGGTCGCGAGATCTATGAACTGGTCGGCTCAGACAGCCTGACCGGAGAAGGTCTCGCGGCGATCTGGAGCGACGCACTCGGCCGCGCCATTCGCTATGGCGGCGACGATCTCACCGTGATGGAGCAGCGGATGAAAGCCATGCTGCCCGCGTGGCACGCGCTCGACCTGCGTCTGATGTTCGGTCGCTATCAGACTGACGGTGCCACGGCGACAGCTGCCGACATTGCTCATCTTGCCAAGCTGCTCGGTCGCGCACCCCGCTCTTACGCGGACTTTGCCAAGGATGCCGCCGCCCAGTGGGCGAAGGGCTGA
- a CDS encoding LysR family transcriptional regulator yields the protein MELRQLRYFVAVAEELSFSRAAERLNVSQPPLSMQIKALEEELGATLFNRTRRRVEITHAGVLLLDSARKALGELRRAAEVVALSAKGEAGLIRLGFTGSVPMLDMFPRLMRAFRDRYPEIGIELRHMSTAQQLQALLDEELDIGILRPPYYFQAGPGLVAHRIWRDELAVFLPAGHRLAGADGPLELARLGSETFVSVAPDIGCGMYDHFMTLCSEAGFAPRVVQHARELGSVLGLVAAGIGIAILPECYVRIGISDVASRKLGEPGAASELLLAVKPQTASHRVQRFVDIAREQCGMDLA from the coding sequence ATGGAACTTCGCCAGCTCCGCTATTTCGTCGCGGTCGCCGAGGAGCTGAGCTTCAGCCGCGCCGCGGAACGGCTGAATGTCAGCCAGCCGCCGCTCAGCATGCAGATCAAGGCACTGGAGGAGGAACTCGGCGCGACCCTGTTCAACCGGACGCGGCGGCGGGTAGAGATCACCCATGCCGGGGTGCTTCTGCTGGATTCCGCGCGCAAGGCGCTAGGCGAACTACGGCGCGCGGCGGAGGTGGTGGCGCTGTCGGCGAAGGGCGAGGCCGGGCTGATCCGGCTCGGTTTCACCGGCTCGGTGCCGATGCTGGACATGTTCCCCCGGCTGATGCGCGCCTTCCGCGACCGCTATCCGGAGATCGGGATCGAATTGCGGCACATGTCGACCGCTCAGCAACTCCAGGCGCTGCTCGACGAGGAGCTGGACATCGGCATCCTGCGGCCGCCCTATTACTTCCAGGCCGGGCCGGGGCTGGTCGCGCACCGGATCTGGCGCGACGAACTCGCTGTGTTCCTGCCGGCGGGGCACCGGCTCGCCGGGGCGGACGGGCCGCTTGAACTCGCTCGGCTGGGAAGCGAGACATTCGTCAGTGTTGCGCCCGATATCGGCTGCGGCATGTACGACCATTTCATGACGCTGTGCAGCGAGGCCGGGTTCGCGCCGCGGGTAGTGCAGCACGCGCGGGAACTCGGCTCGGTGCTCGGGCTGGTCGCCGCCGGGATCGGCATCGCGATCCTGCCGGAATGCTACGTGCGCATCGGCATTTCCGACGTGGCAAGCCGCAAGCTCGGCGAACCGGGGGCGGCGAGCGAACTGCTGCTCGCGGTCAAGCCACAGACGGCATCGCACCGGGTGCAGCGCTTCGTCGATATCGCGCGGGAGCAATGCGGGATGGATCTCGCATGA
- a CDS encoding MFS transporter, with the protein MSSSEDLETATMRRVYWRLIPLLFTGMFLNYLDRINIGFAALRMNHDLGLTPSVFGFGASVFFLGYMLLGVPSNLMLDRIGARVWIPVILVFWGVVATLTAFVQGATSFDAVRFLLGVAEAGALPGFALYVTQWFPASYRARAIAGYIIAGQAAAIFGSPLAAFLITMTDRGFGLHGWQWMFIIEGLPTILLGLAFLFLLTERPADARWLAPEQREWLQRKLDEERAAAERVRRFRLADVVTDGRIWSLSILFGCALVGIYGLLIWLPQIINAMGHMSLFEVGLLAAIPPALGVVGQIAVSRSSDRTGDRKVHLGAVYVLGAVALALSAVCPNAILAYVLLCVAGFGIFAGNPLFWSMATAMMTGTAGAAAIAFINSVAQFGGLIGPWMIGWVKGTTGSFEIALLALAAFLIIAALIAFAMRVAPRPAAAASEA; encoded by the coding sequence ATGTCATCGAGCGAAGATCTCGAGACGGCGACCATGCGTCGCGTCTACTGGCGGCTGATCCCGCTGCTGTTCACGGGCATGTTCCTGAACTATCTCGACCGCATCAATATCGGCTTCGCCGCGCTGCGGATGAACCATGATCTCGGCCTGACCCCCTCGGTCTTCGGCTTCGGCGCCAGCGTGTTCTTTCTCGGCTACATGCTGCTCGGCGTGCCGAGCAACCTGATGCTCGACCGCATCGGCGCACGGGTCTGGATTCCCGTGATCCTGGTCTTCTGGGGCGTGGTGGCGACGCTGACGGCCTTCGTCCAGGGCGCCACCAGTTTCGATGCGGTGCGCTTCCTGCTCGGCGTCGCTGAGGCCGGCGCGCTGCCGGGCTTCGCACTCTATGTCACCCAATGGTTCCCGGCGTCCTACCGCGCCCGCGCCATCGCCGGCTACATCATCGCCGGCCAGGCCGCGGCCATCTTCGGCAGTCCGCTGGCCGCCTTCCTGATCACGATGACCGATCGCGGTTTCGGCCTGCACGGCTGGCAGTGGATGTTCATCATCGAGGGCCTGCCGACGATCCTGCTCGGCCTAGCCTTCCTTTTCCTGCTCACCGAGCGTCCGGCCGATGCGCGCTGGCTCGCCCCCGAGCAGCGCGAGTGGCTCCAGCGCAAGCTCGACGAGGAGCGCGCCGCCGCCGAGCGTGTCCGCCGCTTCCGCCTCGCGGATGTCGTCACCGACGGCCGGATCTGGTCGCTCTCGATCCTGTTCGGCTGTGCGCTGGTCGGCATCTACGGCCTGCTCATCTGGCTGCCGCAGATCATCAACGCGATGGGCCACATGAGCCTGTTCGAGGTCGGCCTGCTCGCCGCCATCCCGCCGGCGCTCGGCGTCGTCGGCCAGATCGCCGTCAGCCGCAGTTCCGACCGCACCGGCGACCGCAAGGTGCATCTCGGCGCCGTCTACGTGCTCGGCGCCGTCGCGCTCGCCCTCAGCGCCGTCTGCCCCAACGCGATCCTCGCCTACGTGCTGCTCTGCGTCGCCGGCTTCGGCATTTTCGCCGGCAACCCGCTGTTCTGGAGCATGGCCACGGCGATGATGACCGGCACCGCCGGCGCCGCCGCCATTGCCTTCATCAACAGCGTCGCCCAGTTCGGCGGCCTGATCGGGCCGTGGATGATCGGCTGGGTGAAGGGCACGACCGGCAGTTTCGAGATCGCCCTGCTGGCGCTCGCCGCCTTCCTGATCATCGCCGCGCTCATCGCCTTCGCGATGCGGGTCGCCCCGCGCCCCGCGGCGGCGGCGAGCGAAGCCTGA
- a CDS encoding transposase — MRASSRGGRTTKIHAVADEQGRIAAVLLTPGQASDISGTRALLPTMPPPEDPIAAKAYDADDLRAFLTPKAPGQ, encoded by the coding sequence GTGCGGGCCTCGTCTAGGGGTGGACGGACGACCAAGATCCACGCCGTCGCGGATGAGCAGGGGCGCATCGCCGCCGTCCTCCTGACGCCAGGACAGGCATCCGACATCAGCGGCACCCGAGCCCTTCTGCCCACCATGCCGCCGCCAGAAGACCCGATCGCCGCCAAAGCCTACGACGCCGATGACCTCCGCGCCTTCCTCACCCCCAAGGCACCAGGCCAGTGA
- a CDS encoding NAD(P)-dependent oxidoreductase, translating to MGSMPVRVAVLDDWQGLAREAADWAALECRAEVVFFSAPFASEDGADSGEATAELALGLIIAAARSLPAGDAAIRAGGFQAGVPAGFQLAGKTLGIIGLGRLGARLARYAVALDMKILAWSQNLTDEAAAAAGAIRVGKYELLAAADVVSLHLVLSARTRGIIGAAELAAMKPGALLVNTARGPLVDEAALVAALSTGRIRAALDVYDSEPLPQGHPLRACPHVVLSPHLGYGTMETFRAFYRQGIENVLAFLDGVPVRRLDPIA from the coding sequence ATGGGTTCTATGCCGGTCCGCGTCGCGGTCCTCGACGACTGGCAAGGCCTCGCCCGCGAGGCGGCCGACTGGGCGGCGCTCGAGTGTCGCGCCGAGGTGGTGTTCTTCTCCGCCCCCTTCGCCAGCGAGGACGGCGCCGATTCCGGCGAGGCGACCGCCGAACTCGCGCTCGGTCTGATCATCGCCGCCGCCCGCTCGCTCCCGGCGGGCGACGCGGCAATCCGCGCCGGCGGCTTCCAGGCGGGCGTGCCGGCCGGATTCCAGCTTGCCGGCAAGACGCTGGGAATCATCGGCCTCGGCCGCCTCGGCGCGCGCCTCGCCCGCTACGCCGTCGCCCTCGACATGAAGATTCTCGCCTGGAGCCAGAACCTGACCGACGAGGCCGCCGCCGCCGCCGGCGCCATCCGGGTCGGGAAATACGAATTGCTCGCCGCCGCCGACGTGGTCAGCCTCCACCTCGTCCTCTCCGCGCGCACCCGCGGCATCATCGGCGCCGCTGAGCTGGCCGCGATGAAGCCGGGAGCGCTGCTGGTCAACACCGCGCGCGGCCCGCTGGTCGACGAGGCAGCGCTGGTCGCCGCCCTGTCCACCGGCCGCATTCGAGCCGCCCTCGATGTCTATGACAGCGAGCCGCTGCCCCAAGGCCACCCGCTCCGCGCCTGTCCACATGTCGTGCTCTCGCCGCATCTCGGCTACGGCACGATGGAAACGTTCCGTGCCTTCTACCGCCAGGGGATCGAGAACGTCCTCGCCTTCCTCGACGGCGTGCCGGTCCGCCGGCTCGACCCTATCGCCTAG
- a CDS encoding LysR family transcriptional regulator encodes MDLQALSDFNLVATHGGIGRASRASGRSKATLSRKVAELEQNLGVRLIERGSQSLRLTEEGRALHERTCGPLDEIAEAREAVVLGASTPRGRLRVSIPVVIAHMAFGRIGARFALTYPDVQLEIVAEDRKVDPVEDDYDLVIRVDPAPDDRLVGRRFLNDERLIVAPPDLPRATSHSAAMGELAVRAVVLTTTPPDITWRLRANQGSDIFIKPEPVLRLSSLLMVRDAVLAGAGAAVLPKMLVADDVAAGRLVLWGPVSEPPVELWALQSSRRLVGAKVRAFLNVVEKSFPDRAFLPPA; translated from the coding sequence ATGGACCTGCAAGCCCTGTCCGATTTCAATCTGGTGGCCACCCATGGCGGGATCGGTCGCGCCAGCCGGGCTTCTGGCCGGTCGAAGGCGACGCTGTCGCGCAAGGTCGCGGAACTGGAGCAGAATCTCGGCGTGCGGCTGATCGAGCGCGGCTCGCAGAGCCTGCGCCTGACCGAAGAGGGACGCGCCCTGCATGAGCGCACCTGTGGGCCGCTTGACGAGATCGCGGAAGCACGCGAGGCGGTGGTGCTGGGAGCTTCCACCCCGCGCGGTCGGCTCAGGGTCAGCATCCCGGTCGTCATCGCGCATATGGCATTCGGCCGGATCGGCGCGCGTTTCGCCCTCACCTATCCGGACGTTCAGCTCGAGATCGTCGCCGAGGATCGCAAGGTTGACCCGGTGGAGGACGACTATGATCTCGTCATCCGCGTTGATCCAGCGCCGGACGACCGACTGGTCGGCCGCCGGTTCCTGAATGACGAGCGCCTGATCGTGGCGCCGCCGGACTTGCCGCGGGCTACGAGCCATTCAGCGGCGATGGGTGAACTTGCCGTGCGGGCGGTGGTGTTGACCACGACGCCGCCGGACATCACCTGGCGGCTCCGCGCCAATCAGGGATCTGATATCTTTATCAAGCCGGAGCCTGTGCTGCGGCTGTCATCGCTGTTGATGGTGCGCGACGCGGTGCTGGCCGGCGCCGGGGCTGCGGTGTTGCCCAAAATGCTTGTCGCCGACGATGTCGCGGCGGGCCGCCTCGTCCTTTGGGGACCAGTGTCCGAACCTCCAGTCGAGCTCTGGGCGCTACAAAGTTCCCGCCGGCTTGTCGGGGCGAAGGTGCGCGCCTTCCTGAACGTCGTGGAGAAATCCTTCCCAGACAGGGCATTTCTGCCGCCTGCGTGA
- a CDS encoding transposase translates to MPNRRAILAFDPVAYRKRNLIERAFCRLKDWRAIATRYDKTARNFLAGICLVLAVTSRIS, encoded by the coding sequence ATGCCCAACCGCCGCGCCATACTGGCCTTCGACCCCGTCGCCTACAGAAAGCGCAATCTCATCGAGCGCGCCTTCTGTAGGCTCAAGGACTGGCGTGCCATCGCAACACGCTACGACAAAACCGCACGAAACTTCCTCGCGGGTATCTGTCTCGTCCTCGCCGTCACATCACGGATCAGTTGA
- a CDS encoding LysR family transcriptional regulator, with the protein MPKTISRLEQARTIRLLNRSTHAVSLTEDGERLLPLAGEVTRGIEKADAAISVASRDCVAGRVRITAPTSILTTCLVPLPQHARDQLQQTERNLRGSDRMADLADEAIDLTIRTGPLDGIPGNRAQVLCEFPWVTCVAPNDLARRGTSQAPNNLESYDLISLSVVRTFGVDFGID; encoded by the coding sequence GTGCCCAAGACGATCAGCAGGCTTGAACAAGCACGGACAATACGGCTGCTTAACCGTTCCACCCATGCCGTCTCACTCACCGAGGATGGCGAGCGCCTGCTGCCACTGGCGGGGGAAGTCACGCGAGGGATAGAGAAGGCCGATGCTGCAATCAGTGTTGCGTCGAGGGATTGCGTCGCAGGCCGAGTACGCATCACGGCGCCGACGTCTATCCTCACGACCTGCCTGGTGCCGCTCCCGCAACACGCCCGAGACCAATTGCAGCAGACCGAACGCAATTTGCGCGGAAGCGACCGTATGGCCGATCTCGCGGATGAGGCAATTGATCTTACGATCCGCACCGGTCCGCTGGATGGCATTCCGGGCAACCGCGCCCAGGTCTTGTGCGAGTTTCCTTGGGTAACCTGCGTGGCGCCGAACGATCTCGCCCGTCGCGGCACCTCACAGGCACCCAACAATCTGGAGAGCTACGATCTCATCAGCTTGTCTGTCGTTAGAACATTTGGCGTAGATTTCGGCATAGATTAG
- a CDS encoding DUF2867 domain-containing protein has protein sequence MNVSLSIPEETPVLPSMRLCSAPGSPRTPGKRANLVRPPAESAIADWFVGADLVDAYAIMLPDEAPHDIEALAREALEHPPAWFRVLLRLRDAVVSAGGVKSSRRIRQDAESEGRATVAFFPVLARSERELVLGEDDRHLDFRASVLVRVTTDEEKRVLIMTTAVHCHNLPGRVYLMTIAPFHRLIVRSNLERFLAR, from the coding sequence ATGAACGTCTCCCTCAGCATTCCTGAGGAGACTCCCGTGCTACCTTCTATGCGTCTGTGTTCCGCGCCAGGTTCGCCTCGAACGCCTGGCAAGAGAGCAAATCTCGTCAGGCCGCCCGCCGAGAGCGCTATTGCGGACTGGTTTGTCGGTGCGGATCTGGTCGACGCCTATGCCATAATGCTGCCCGATGAGGCGCCCCATGATATCGAGGCCCTGGCGCGCGAGGCCTTGGAACACCCGCCGGCCTGGTTTCGGGTGCTGCTCCGCCTCCGCGACGCCGTCGTCTCGGCGGGCGGCGTAAAATCCTCTCGGCGGATACGGCAGGATGCCGAGTCCGAAGGTCGCGCGACCGTGGCGTTCTTTCCGGTCCTGGCGCGTTCGGAGCGGGAGCTTGTGCTGGGGGAAGACGACCGGCACCTCGATTTTAGAGCCTCAGTCCTGGTGCGGGTCACGACGGACGAGGAGAAGCGCGTCCTTATCATGACCACGGCCGTGCACTGCCATAATCTGCCGGGCCGCGTGTACCTGATGACGATCGCCCCGTTCCACCGCCTTATCGTCCGCAGCAATCTCGAACGTTTTCTTGCACGCTGA
- a CDS encoding RraA family protein, with amino-acid sequence MLGFRINRRERRVPANLVARFHDLPTANVSDVMARMAGGGARLRPMHGGGVLAGPALTVKTRPGDNLMVHKAIDIALPGDVIVVDAGGDLTTAIIGEIMASHAAARGVAGIVINGVIRDSAALRAGRFPVFAAGVAHRGPYKDGPGEINVAIALDGMVIEPGDLVLGDDDGLVAVPFDHAEAVCAAAAAKQAAEDKILAAIRAGHGQDRSWVDETLKRLGCAFDAS; translated from the coding sequence ATGCTGGGATTCAGGATCAATCGCCGCGAACGCCGTGTGCCGGCCAACCTGGTGGCACGGTTCCACGACCTGCCGACCGCGAACGTGAGCGACGTGATGGCCCGCATGGCCGGCGGCGGCGCGCGGCTGCGGCCGATGCATGGCGGCGGCGTCCTCGCCGGCCCGGCGCTCACGGTCAAGACGCGCCCAGGCGACAATCTCATGGTCCATAAGGCGATCGACATCGCCCTGCCGGGCGACGTCATCGTCGTCGATGCCGGCGGCGACCTCACCACCGCGATCATCGGCGAGATCATGGCGAGCCACGCCGCCGCGCGCGGCGTCGCCGGCATCGTGATCAACGGCGTGATCCGCGACTCCGCGGCCCTGCGCGCCGGCCGCTTCCCGGTCTTCGCCGCCGGCGTCGCCCATCGCGGCCCCTACAAGGACGGGCCGGGCGAGATCAACGTCGCCATCGCCCTCGACGGCATGGTCATCGAACCCGGCGATCTCGTGCTCGGCGACGATGACGGCCTGGTCGCCGTGCCCTTCGATCATGCCGAGGCGGTCTGCGCCGCCGCTGCCGCCAAGCAGGCGGCCGAGGACAAGATCCTCGCCGCCATCCGTGCCGGCCACGGCCAGGACCGCTCCTGGGTCGACGAAACCCTCAAACGCCTCGGCTGCGCGTTCGACGCCAGCTGA
- a CDS encoding SDR family oxidoreductase — MKSILITGCSSGFGLETAKYFLERGWRVIATMRTPDDSVIPPAPNLQLLKLDVTDQSSIAQAITAAGNIDVLVNNAGIGWLNALEGTPIDMVRRIFETNTFGTMAMIQAVLPQFRARKSGTIINVTSTVTLRPLPLLSVYTASKAAVNAFTESFALELEPFNIKVKLVLPGLAPETRFGDNARALTPGALQFPEPYAPLGQAVIAGLMGEHEEFTRPLDVAEAIWRATTDDNAPTRIPAGADAVTWSRQV; from the coding sequence ATGAAATCCATACTCATCACCGGCTGCTCCTCGGGCTTTGGCCTGGAGACCGCGAAATACTTCCTCGAACGCGGCTGGCGCGTCATCGCCACCATGCGCACCCCGGATGATAGCGTTATTCCCCCTGCCCCCAATCTGCAGCTGTTGAAGCTGGATGTGACAGACCAGAGCAGCATCGCGCAGGCCATCACCGCGGCTGGGAATATCGACGTGCTCGTGAACAATGCCGGCATCGGCTGGCTGAACGCGCTCGAAGGCACGCCGATCGACATGGTCCGACGCATCTTCGAAACCAATACCTTCGGTACCATGGCGATGATCCAGGCCGTTCTGCCGCAATTCCGGGCGCGCAAGTCCGGCACCATCATCAATGTGACCTCGACGGTTACGTTGCGCCCGCTGCCGCTGCTCTCGGTCTATACGGCCAGCAAGGCGGCGGTGAACGCCTTTACCGAATCCTTCGCGCTGGAGCTTGAACCCTTCAACATCAAGGTCAAACTCGTTCTCCCCGGCCTCGCACCGGAGACCCGCTTCGGTGACAATGCCCGCGCCCTCACCCCAGGTGCGCTGCAGTTTCCCGAACCCTACGCCCCGCTGGGCCAGGCCGTCATTGCGGGCCTGATGGGCGAGCATGAGGAATTCACTCGCCCGTTGGACGTTGCGGAGGCTATATGGCGGGCCACCACGGACGACAACGCGCCAACGCGCATTCCCGCCGGGGCTGACGCCGTCACATGGTCAAGGCAAGTCTGA
- a CDS encoding alpha/beta hydrolase: MTDIHPLLPQDAAAVAAMRQAASPHKGEVLGPEARPIFDAMLAATSPAAGIRIEPATVGGIEGFWLRPDTARPAARMLYLHGGGYMLGSARAFASFAGQIATRNGADTFVPDYQLAPEHPFPAAIDDVLAAYRGLVADGAERIVVAGDSAGGGLTLALLSILADERKRGTLQPVAAAVMSPWTDLALTGASFETRAEADPIFTRGTLQAFADAYLQGQAATDPRASPLYARLGGLPPIRIDVGEDEVLLDDSVRYADRARAAGVDVTLAVWNGMPHVFQSSLDRLLAAEQSLNAIGRFLHQRLIAAADSPTRLDA, translated from the coding sequence ATGACCGACATTCATCCCCTGCTTCCTCAGGACGCCGCGGCTGTCGCCGCGATGCGGCAGGCTGCGTCACCTCACAAGGGCGAGGTCCTCGGCCCAGAGGCGCGGCCGATATTCGACGCCATGCTCGCCGCGACCTCCCCTGCGGCGGGGATACGTATCGAACCGGCGACGGTCGGCGGCATCGAAGGCTTCTGGCTTCGCCCGGACACGGCGCGGCCCGCGGCACGGATGCTCTACCTGCATGGTGGTGGTTACATGCTTGGCTCGGCCCGGGCATTTGCCAGCTTCGCCGGGCAGATCGCCACGCGGAACGGCGCCGATACGTTCGTGCCCGATTACCAGCTTGCCCCCGAGCACCCGTTCCCGGCCGCAATCGACGATGTGCTCGCCGCCTATCGGGGCCTCGTCGCAGACGGAGCCGAACGGATTGTTGTTGCGGGCGACTCTGCAGGCGGTGGCCTGACGCTGGCACTGCTGTCGATCCTCGCGGACGAAAGGAAGAGGGGAACTTTGCAACCCGTCGCGGCGGCCGTGATGTCGCCCTGGACCGACCTCGCTCTCACCGGCGCCAGCTTCGAAACCCGCGCCGAGGCGGACCCGATCTTCACGCGTGGGACACTCCAGGCCTTCGCCGACGCTTACCTGCAAGGGCAGGCAGCCACCGATCCCAGGGCATCGCCGCTCTACGCACGGCTTGGCGGTCTGCCGCCGATCCGTATCGATGTCGGCGAAGATGAGGTCCTGCTCGACGATTCCGTCCGCTACGCGGATCGGGCGCGGGCAGCCGGCGTGGACGTCACGCTAGCGGTCTGGAACGGTATGCCCCACGTCTTCCAGTCTTCCCTCGACCGCTTGCTTGCGGCCGAGCAATCCCTGAACGCCATTGGCCGGTTCCTCCATCAGCGGCTCATCGCTGCGGCCGATTCACCAACCCGCCTGGACGCGTGA
- a CDS encoding amidohydrolase family protein: MIIDCHGHYTTSPPAHEEWRRRQVAAGPGAPPGPAPRISDDEIRDTIIGGQLRVQNARGVDMTIFSPRAASMAHHDADAVGNAAWADLCNTLIHRVCRLFPRNFVGVCQLPQAPGVSPANCVAELERCVTEYGFVGCNLNPDPSGGYWTDPPLTDRWWYPLYEKMVELNVPAMVHVSSSCNPNFHATGAHYINGDTSAFMQFLTSDLFRDFPTLKFVIPHGGGAVPYHWGRYRGLAQDMGLPPLPELLLGNVFFDTCVYHQPGTELLARVIPVDNILFASETLGAVRGVDPETGHPFDDTRRYIEAVPWLTASDRQQIYEGNARRVYARLSAQIERQAAA; encoded by the coding sequence ATGATCATCGATTGTCACGGCCACTACACCACGTCCCCTCCGGCGCACGAGGAATGGCGGCGCCGGCAGGTGGCGGCGGGGCCGGGCGCGCCCCCTGGCCCGGCCCCGCGCATCTCCGACGACGAGATCCGCGACACCATCATCGGCGGCCAACTTCGCGTGCAGAACGCGCGCGGCGTCGACATGACGATCTTCTCGCCGCGCGCCGCCAGCATGGCGCACCACGATGCCGACGCCGTCGGCAACGCCGCCTGGGCGGATCTGTGCAACACGCTGATCCACCGCGTCTGCCGCCTGTTCCCGCGCAACTTCGTTGGTGTCTGCCAGCTTCCGCAGGCGCCGGGCGTCTCGCCGGCGAATTGTGTCGCCGAGCTCGAGCGCTGCGTCACCGAATACGGGTTCGTCGGCTGCAACCTCAACCCCGACCCCTCCGGCGGCTACTGGACCGACCCGCCGCTGACCGACCGCTGGTGGTATCCGCTCTACGAGAAGATGGTCGAGCTCAACGTGCCGGCGATGGTGCATGTCAGCTCGTCCTGCAACCCGAACTTCCACGCCACCGGCGCGCACTACATCAACGGCGACACGTCGGCCTTCATGCAGTTCCTCACCTCCGACCTGTTCCGCGATTTCCCGACGCTGAAATTCGTCATCCCGCATGGCGGCGGCGCAGTGCCCTATCACTGGGGCCGCTATCGCGGCCTCGCGCAGGACATGGGCCTCCCGCCGCTGCCCGAGCTGCTGCTCGGCAACGTCTTCTTCGACACCTGCGTCTACCATCAGCCCGGCACCGAGCTGCTGGCGCGCGTCATCCCGGTCGACAACATTCTCTTCGCCTCGGAAACCCTCGGCGCCGTCCGCGGCGTCGATCCCGAGACTGGCCACCCTTTCGATGACACCCGCCGCTACATCGAGGCCGTGCCCTGGCTCACCGCGTCCGACCGCCAGCAGATCTATGAGGGCAACGCCCGCCGGGTCTATGCTCGTCTCTCTGCGCAGATCGAGCGCCAGGCCGCCGCATGA